A window of the Bacteroides thetaiotaomicron VPI-5482 genome harbors these coding sequences:
- a CDS encoding MATE family efflux transporter, which translates to MKYTYKQIWLINFPVMMSILMEQLINITDAVFLGHVGEIELGASALAGIYYLAIYMLGFGFSIGLQVMIARRNGEQHYKETGRTFFQGLYFLMVMAIMLCLLIHLVSPFILQQLITSDEIYQAVIRYLNWRSFGLLFSFPFLAFRAFLVGVTNTKLLSGAALTAVCINIPFNYLLIFKLDMGISGAAMASSIAEFGAFLILLLYMCKTVDKKKYGLSAVYDGRLLMKLLQLSVWSMLHAFISVAPWFLFFVAIEHLGKTELAISNITRSVSTLFFVIVNSFASTTGSLVSNLIGGGQGKELFPVCRKVLRLGYVVGLPLILTALWGNQWIIGFYTNNDYLVKLAFWPFIVMLLNYVFALPGYVYINAVTGTGKTRLAFVFQLVTILIYLIYLYLLSECFHASLTVYMTAEYLFVILLGIQSILYLKRKSKQNMYFCTFND; encoded by the coding sequence ATGAAATATACATATAAGCAAATATGGCTCATCAACTTTCCTGTGATGATGAGCATTCTAATGGAGCAATTAATCAACATTACCGATGCTGTCTTTTTAGGACACGTAGGAGAAATCGAATTGGGAGCATCCGCACTTGCGGGAATATATTATTTAGCGATTTATATGCTGGGATTTGGATTCAGCATTGGTCTGCAGGTTATGATTGCCCGAAGAAATGGGGAGCAGCATTACAAAGAAACAGGGCGTACCTTCTTTCAGGGATTATATTTTCTGATGGTGATGGCAATCATGCTTTGTCTGCTGATACATCTTGTTTCTCCGTTTATTCTGCAACAGCTGATTACTTCTGATGAAATTTATCAGGCTGTGATCCGTTACCTGAACTGGCGTAGTTTCGGATTGTTATTTTCGTTTCCTTTCTTAGCTTTCCGGGCTTTCCTGGTTGGGGTCACGAATACTAAACTCCTCTCCGGAGCAGCTCTTACGGCAGTCTGTATCAATATTCCTTTCAACTATTTACTGATATTCAAACTAGATATGGGCATATCCGGAGCAGCGATGGCCTCCTCCATTGCTGAGTTTGGAGCGTTTCTCATACTCTTGTTATATATGTGTAAAACGGTAGATAAGAAAAAATATGGTCTGAGTGCCGTCTATGATGGCAGATTGCTGATGAAACTACTGCAACTGTCCGTATGGAGTATGCTTCATGCTTTTATCAGTGTCGCTCCCTGGTTTTTGTTTTTTGTGGCTATTGAACATTTGGGGAAGACAGAACTTGCTATTTCCAATATTACCCGAAGTGTGTCTACCCTCTTTTTTGTGATAGTCAATTCTTTCGCTTCTACTACCGGATCGTTAGTTAGCAATCTGATCGGGGGAGGACAGGGGAAGGAACTTTTTCCCGTTTGCCGCAAAGTTCTCAGATTAGGCTATGTGGTAGGGCTTCCATTGATACTGACAGCTCTTTGGGGCAATCAATGGATCATCGGATTTTATACAAATAACGATTATTTAGTAAAACTTGCTTTCTGGCCTTTTATAGTCATGTTGTTGAATTATGTGTTTGCATTGCCCGGATATGTTTATATCAATGCTGTTACAGGTACGGGAAAGACAAGACTTGCCTTTGTCTTTCAACTGGTTACTATCCTGATCTATCTGATTTATCTATATTTGCTGAGTGAGTGTTTTCATGCCTCTTTGACGGTGTATATGACGGCGGAATATCTGTTCGTTATTCTATTGGGAATACAATCCATTCTGTACTTGAAGAGGAAATCCAAACAGAATATGTACTTTTGTACTTTCAATGATTGA
- a CDS encoding lysine-sensitive aspartokinase III: protein MKVCKFEKMKEEDEIRQVINYILKEHPYVVVVPTLTQLQEWLQDISISWFHEEDSASHTTINNIEEYCCTLADHLITDLPLNTDIKKYIRECIEKMHKLVEDKADLLIDKIIKAEIYRLSGELFACCLRQHGLNARTLDTGTFMQMNLERKPDIPYIQESIRQYINENRDTDIFIAPLSLCKNVYGEIDFMNEKRNDYYATVLASIFEADEIILSTELTNIYANRNCAREQHSLTYTEAEQLINSGVHLIYTDCITLAARSNIVIRLIDTHDLETERLYISSHDTESSVKAIIVQDSVTFVRFTSLNVLPGYLLMGKLLEVINKYQINVISMASSNVSVSMILTASRDTLRIIQRELHKYTEMVVDENMSVIHIIGSLHWERTQLESNIMETIRHIPISLISYGGSDHCFTISVHTADKKQLLNSLSQRFLERLSA, encoded by the coding sequence ATGAAAGTTTGCAAATTTGAAAAAATGAAAGAAGAGGATGAAATCAGACAAGTAATCAATTACATCCTAAAGGAACATCCTTACGTAGTTGTGGTTCCGACACTGACGCAACTACAAGAATGGCTGCAGGATATTTCTATCAGCTGGTTTCACGAAGAAGACAGTGCTTCGCATACAACAATCAATAATATCGAAGAATATTGCTGCACACTGGCAGATCACCTCATAACAGATTTGCCACTAAATACGGATATAAAGAAATATATCCGGGAATGTATCGAAAAGATGCACAAACTGGTGGAGGACAAAGCCGATTTATTAATTGATAAAATAATAAAAGCCGAAATATACCGGTTATCCGGAGAATTGTTTGCCTGCTGCCTGCGTCAGCATGGACTGAATGCCCGCACATTGGATACCGGTACTTTTATGCAGATGAATCTGGAAAGGAAACCGGATATCCCCTACATTCAGGAATCTATCAGGCAGTATATCAATGAGAATCGGGATACTGACATTTTCATCGCTCCTCTTTCCTTATGCAAAAATGTATATGGCGAAATTGATTTCATGAATGAGAAGCGTAATGATTATTATGCTACCGTACTCGCCAGCATATTCGAAGCAGACGAAATCATTCTGTCAACCGAACTCACGAATATCTATGCCAACCGGAACTGTGCCAGGGAACAACATTCTCTGACCTACACCGAAGCCGAACAGTTGATTAACAGTGGAGTACACTTAATTTATACAGACTGTATCACTCTTGCAGCCCGTTCCAATATCGTTATCCGCTTAATAGACACCCATGACCTGGAAACAGAACGGCTCTACATCTCTTCCCATGATACGGAAAGCAGTGTTAAAGCCATTATTGTCCAAGACTCAGTGACGTTTGTACGCTTCACGTCATTGAACGTCCTGCCCGGCTATTTACTCATGGGCAAATTACTGGAAGTCATTAATAAATATCAGATAAACGTTATCTCAATGGCCTCATCCAATGTTTCTGTCTCCATGATTCTGACAGCCAGTCGTGATACCCTGCGAATAATTCAAAGAGAACTGCACAAATACACAGAAATGGTTGTTGACGAAAATATGTCCGTAATACATATCATAGGATCACTTCATTGGGAACGTACGCAACTGGAAAGTAACATCATGGAAACAATCAGGCATATCCCCATATCACTGATTTCTTATGGCGGCAGCGATCATTGTTTCACAATATCAGTTCACACGGCTGATAAGAAGCAATTACTCAATTCGCTGTCACAGCGTTTTCTTGAAAGACTTTCAGCCTGA
- a CDS encoding pyrroline-5-carboxylate reductase family protein, producing the protein MKITIIGAGNIGSAVAACLAKGHLYNEKDIIISTPHTDKLENLHKQFPAIRIMTENQYAISEADIIILAVKPCIVDEVLSPLRFSRTQILVSLVTGISISHLAHLSETEMPIFRVVPNIAITEHSSLTLITSRKAGKEHQQLIKQTFEEGGKCLFAEEKQLDIISALTSSGIAFALKYIHAAMQAGIELGISAEDAMRMTAYSMEGATELILNHDTHPLLEIEKAATPGGATIKGLNELEHRGFTSAVIHAIKSSATVSTDKETEE; encoded by the coding sequence ATGAAAATTACAATTATAGGAGCCGGAAACATAGGGAGCGCAGTTGCTGCCTGTCTGGCAAAAGGACATCTCTACAACGAAAAAGATATTATCATTTCTACCCCTCATACAGACAAGCTAGAAAATCTGCACAAACAATTTCCTGCGATACGCATAATGACAGAGAATCAGTATGCCATATCGGAAGCCGACATTATTATTCTGGCTGTCAAACCATGTATAGTAGACGAAGTATTATCTCCGTTACGATTCTCACGCACCCAAATCCTGGTTTCACTGGTAACCGGAATATCCATTTCTCACCTGGCACATTTATCGGAAACCGAAATGCCTATATTCCGGGTTGTTCCAAACATCGCCATTACGGAACATTCGAGCCTGACCCTGATAACTTCACGCAAAGCCGGCAAAGAACACCAGCAACTCATAAAACAGACATTTGAAGAAGGAGGAAAGTGTTTGTTCGCAGAAGAGAAACAGCTGGATATCATTTCTGCATTAACTTCCAGTGGAATCGCTTTCGCATTAAAATATATTCATGCAGCCATGCAAGCCGGCATAGAATTGGGTATCTCCGCTGAAGATGCAATGCGAATGACGGCATATAGCATGGAAGGAGCTACAGAACTGATTTTAAATCACGACACCCACCCGCTGTTAGAAATAGAAAAAGCAGCTACTCCCGGTGGAGCCACCATTAAAGGATTGAATGAACTGGAGCACAGGGGATTTACTTCCGCCGTTATTCATGCCATAAAAAGTAGCGCCACAGTATCGACCGATAAAGAGACTGAAGAATAG
- a CDS encoding winged helix-turn-helix domain-containing protein: MDKRVVGNNAGKVWCALKEIGEISIPELARRLNLSVESTALAAGWLARENKICIQRKNGLIALSDESTFPFSFG; encoded by the coding sequence ATGGATAAAAGAGTAGTAGGGAACAATGCCGGCAAGGTCTGGTGTGCCCTGAAAGAAATTGGTGAAATTTCGATACCAGAATTGGCGAGAAGATTAAACCTTAGCGTAGAGAGTACAGCATTAGCCGCCGGTTGGCTGGCGAGAGAGAACAAAATTTGTATCCAGCGGAAAAATGGATTAATTGCTTTATCTGATGAAAGCACTTTCCCTTTTAGCTTTGGATAA
- a CDS encoding AraC family transcriptional regulator produces MQQKKTTKEEYQKCVNVVVEYINQHLGEDIDLKSLARISNFSPFYFHRIMKAFLGEPIGTFIVRTRTEAAARLLRYSDIPIADIAYRIGYSSPSSLSKVFRQFYGISPLEYRNNKNFVIMKPAIIRPDLELKSEIKSIPARNVIYIRLSGDYKLNDYGGTWGRLWQFIKEQKLPMGDFSPLCIYHDDPKVTPAEKLRTDVCMVMPVQVAPKGDVGFKTLPAGRYAIFLYKGTYDNLQAVYDTIYGKCLPEMECTLRDEPSAERYLNNPCETAPEELLTEIYIPVE; encoded by the coding sequence ATGCAACAGAAGAAAACAACCAAAGAAGAGTATCAAAAGTGCGTAAATGTTGTGGTGGAATATATCAATCAACATTTAGGAGAAGACATTGATTTGAAATCGCTGGCCAGGATATCAAACTTTTCTCCTTTTTATTTTCACCGAATTATGAAAGCATTCCTCGGTGAACCGATCGGTACCTTTATTGTCCGGACGCGGACAGAAGCAGCCGCACGTTTATTGCGCTATTCGGATATTCCTATTGCCGATATTGCCTATCGCATCGGATATTCATCCCCTTCTTCCTTGTCGAAAGTGTTCAGACAGTTTTATGGTATTTCTCCTTTAGAGTATCGAAACAATAAAAACTTTGTAATTATGAAACCAGCGATTATCAGGCCAGACCTGGAACTGAAAAGTGAAATTAAGAGTATACCTGCACGCAATGTTATTTATATCCGCCTGTCCGGTGACTACAAACTGAATGACTACGGAGGGACATGGGGACGTCTGTGGCAGTTCATCAAAGAACAAAAGCTGCCGATGGGAGATTTCAGCCCGCTCTGCATCTATCACGACGACCCCAAAGTGACACCAGCCGAGAAATTGCGCACCGATGTATGTATGGTGATGCCCGTACAGGTAGCTCCCAAAGGAGATGTAGGATTCAAGACACTTCCGGCAGGACGTTATGCAATCTTCTTATATAAAGGTACGTATGACAATCTGCAAGCGGTATATGATACTATCTATGGAAAATGTCTGCCCGAAATGGAATGTACGCTACGCGATGAACCCAGTGCCGAACGCTATCTGAACAATCCGTGCGAAACCGCTCCCGAAGAGCTGTTGACAGAGATTTATATTCCGGTAGAATAA
- a CDS encoding VOC family protein, whose product MKKFIAFFEIPTVDFHRAVDFYETVFGVQLPVFECEEEKMACFTEEGETVGAIFHAPDYLPSEKGVIISFNCEDIDQTLEKVLRKGGKIMMPKTKIEVEGRGWFALFADSEGNRVGLYADK is encoded by the coding sequence ATGAAAAAGTTTATTGCATTTTTTGAGATTCCTACAGTTGATTTTCACCGGGCTGTCGATTTCTATGAAACAGTGTTTGGGGTACAGCTTCCGGTTTTTGAATGTGAAGAGGAGAAGATGGCGTGTTTCACGGAAGAAGGTGAAACGGTCGGCGCTATTTTTCATGCTCCCGATTATCTTCCTTCGGAAAAAGGAGTGATTATCTCTTTTAATTGTGAAGACATCGATCAGACACTGGAAAAAGTCCTTCGGAAAGGTGGAAAAATCATGATGCCCAAGACGAAAATCGAAGTAGAGGGCAGAGGCTGGTTTGCCTTGTTTGCGGATAGCGAGGGAAACAGGGTAGGGCTTTACGCTGATAAATAA